In the genome of Streptomyces sp. SLBN-118, the window ATGCGGACGGGATCCCGGGCAAGTCGAGCTGGGACAGACTGAAGGTGCCGAACGTCTGACGGCGCTTTGGACCTTGCCGGGGCTCCGCCCCCGAACCCTCGCGCCTCAAGCGCCGGCTGGGCTGAAGTGTTCGGCCCAGCCGGCGTTTGAGGACACGCGCGAAGCGCACGGGGGTCTGAGGGCTTGCCCCAATTACGGGAGGGCCGGGTGGGGGGTAAACGGCCCGGACGGTGCCACGGGCCGCCCACGCGGGCCGGTAACGTTCCGCCCCGCAAGGGCCCCGCACCGGAGGACCGCCATGAGCCAGCCCACCGTCATCGACGCCGACGGCCTCCGCGCCGCCCTCCCCATGCCCTCCGCCATCACGGCGATTCAGCACGCCCTGTACGACGGGCTCGACCCGGAGGCCGACCCGGCCAGGTGCGTCGTGCCGGTCGAACACGGGCAACTGCTGCTGATGCCCTCGCACTCCCGCCGCTATGCGGGCGTCAAGATCGCCACCGTCGCCCCGGGCAACCCCGCGCTCGGACTCCCCCGGATCCAGGGCAACTACCTGCTGCTGGATGCCGGAACACTGAGCCCGCTGGCGGTGCTCGACGGTGTCGCGCTGACATCGATCCGTACCGCCGCGGTATCGGCGGCAGCCGCCGATCTGCTGGCCGTGGCGGAGCCCGAGCACCTCGTCGTCTTCGGCACCGGCCCGCAGGCACACAGCCATGTCGAGGCGCTGCGCGCGATTCGCCCGACGCTGCGGCACATCACGGTCGTCGGCCGCGACGAGGTCCGGCTCGCTGCTTTCCTCACCCAGTACGACGGCGATGCGGACCTGATCGTGGAGGCGGGGACTCCCGGCGCCGTGGCACGGGCCGACCTGGTCGCCTGCTGCACCACGGCCCGTACTCCCCTCTTCGACGGCTCGATCCTGCCCGCGCAGGCGACGGTCGTCGCCG includes:
- a CDS encoding ornithine cyclodeaminase family protein — translated: MSQPTVIDADGLRAALPMPSAITAIQHALYDGLDPEADPARCVVPVEHGQLLLMPSHSRRYAGVKIATVAPGNPALGLPRIQGNYLLLDAGTLSPLAVLDGVALTSIRTAAVSAAAADLLAVAEPEHLVVFGTGPQAHSHVEALRAIRPTLRHITVVGRDEVRLAAFLTQYDGDADLIVEAGTPGAVARADLVACCTTARTPLFDGSILPAQATVVAVGSHEPDAREVDDETVRRSTVVVEAHGAALREAGDVILAVGSGALDAGSLVGLADLARGTVQADTSRPRLFKSVGMAWEDLVVAGVAYESRQG